The sequence GAAATGGACTTGTAGGAAAAGTGGGGAATGAAAATGGGAAAAACGGCTGTTCTAACAGACTCGACAGCTTACTTGGATAAACAAACATTGGAAGAACTCGGCATTTACACGATTCCTCTTTCGGTCATTTTTAGCGGCAAGAACTACCGGGAAGAAATGGATCTGTCAACAGATGCGTTTTATGAAAAGCTTTCTACCGAGGAAGCACTGCCAACAACGTCGCAGCCTGCGATTGGCATGTTTACGGAGCTTCTGCAGGAACTTAAAGATGAAGGATATACGGATGTCGTTTCCGTGCACTTATCGTCCAAAATTAGCGGTACGCTACAAACCGCACTCTCAGCTGGAGAAATGGTTGAGGGCATTACACTCCACGGTGTTGACTCAGAAATAAGTTGTGCCCCACAAGGGTTTCTTGCCCGAACGGCTGCTAAGTTGGCTTTAGAAGGTACACCTCCAGAAAACATTGTTGCCGAGCTTGAAAAAATAAAAGCGCAAATCCGTGCATATTTTGTTGTTCATGACTTGCACCATTTGCGTCGAGGCGGACGCTTAAACGGCGCTCAAGCGCTTATCGGCAGCATGCTGCAAATCAAACCGATCCTTCATTTTGAAGAGGGGCTCATTGTCCCGTATGCAAAAGTAAGAACAGAGAAAAAAGCGCTTAACCATATTCTTGATATGTTGTTTGATGATTTAGCTGCTGGCAACGTGAACGAAGTAACGGTTATTCATGCTAATAATCGCGCAGGGGCTATGCAATTAAAAGAAAAAATTGCTGAACAGCATCCGACTACAACGATTCAAATCAGTTATTTCGGACCTGTAATTGGTACCCATTTAGGAAGTGGAAGCTTAGGTGTCAGCTGGTATTAATAGCTGGCACCCTTCCTTCATAAAGGAGTGAATTGTTTGAAAAGAAAGCAACTCGAAGCCGTTCGGCAATGCCTCCACGGCAGAAGGCTGCTGTTGTCAGAACTTCCTTTTGATCGTGAATGGATCGATTATTGCCTAAAAAACCACTATATTTCCTCTGAACCTGCACTCCTTCAATCGCCATCGGGCTGGCGCTGTCGCCGCTGTGGCGCCACTGCTTCCCATTTGTTCTCCTCTCATTTTTGCCACATTTGCCAACGTGACTGTACGTATTGCCGCCACTGTTTGAAAATCGGGAAAGTAGCTAGTTGTCATTCTTTGTTTACTTGGATCAAAGATGAGTTCTTTTATCCGGCAAAGGAAAATGCTTGTGTATGGAGCGGCCAATTGTCAATGCTTCAACAACGGGCAGCTGATGTTCTCAAACATGCTGTGGAAACCGAAATATGCACCGCACTCGTATGGGCCGTTTGCGGAGCTGGAAAAACGGAACTGTTGTATCCTGCTTTAGAAGAGTGCTTTCGTTCAGGAAAAAGAGTGGCCCTTGCTGCTCCCCGCACAGATGTTATTAAAGAACTAGAACCGCGTTTAAAAGAAGCGTTCCCAAGCATTGAAACGAGCGTGCTCTATGGCGGCAGGCGCAAACAAGCGATTCAAGCGCAGCTCGTCCTAGCGACAACACACCAACTCATGCGTTACTATCAAACATTTGATGTGTTCGTTGTTGATGAAGTAGATGCCTTTCCCTATTCCTACGATGCCAGCCTCCAATACGCTGTTCAGCAAGCTAAAAAGCCAAACGCAACTACGATTTTGTTAAGTGCAACACCCTCTTCCTCTTTGTTGCGTAAGAAAGACTTGCTGATCGCCAAAATTCCTAAGCGCTACCATAACCACCCCTTGCCCGTTCCGCGGACTGAGTGGATCGGCAACTGGCGTT is a genomic window of Shouchella clausii containing:
- a CDS encoding DegV family protein translates to MGKTAVLTDSTAYLDKQTLEELGIYTIPLSVIFSGKNYREEMDLSTDAFYEKLSTEEALPTTSQPAIGMFTELLQELKDEGYTDVVSVHLSSKISGTLQTALSAGEMVEGITLHGVDSEISCAPQGFLARTAAKLALEGTPPENIVAELEKIKAQIRAYFVVHDLHHLRRGGRLNGAQALIGSMLQIKPILHFEEGLIVPYAKVRTEKKALNHILDMLFDDLAAGNVNEVTVIHANNRAGAMQLKEKIAEQHPTTTIQISYFGPVIGTHLGSGSLGVSWY
- a CDS encoding DEAD/DEAH box helicase gives rise to the protein MKRKQLEAVRQCLHGRRLLLSELPFDREWIDYCLKNHYISSEPALLQSPSGWRCRRCGATASHLFSSHFCHICQRDCTYCRHCLKIGKVASCHSLFTWIKDEFFYPAKENACVWSGQLSMLQQRAADVLKHAVETEICTALVWAVCGAGKTELLYPALEECFRSGKRVALAAPRTDVIKELEPRLKEAFPSIETSVLYGGRRKQAIQAQLVLATTHQLMRYYQTFDVFVVDEVDAFPYSYDASLQYAVQQAKKPNATTILLSATPSSSLLRKKDLLIAKIPKRYHNHPLPVPRTEWIGNWRSALKRKRIPSIITKWLAKYDQCPKMIFLPSIETLQTFSELLAERKIDHAAVYAEAANRHADIAAFRKKKHNLLLTTTILERGVTVENVQVAVLGSEDRIFTAACLTQISGRVGRKAHFHSGDIVFWHYGRTKAMLQAIQHIKQMNKEAFA